The DNA window TAGTACATACTGAACAAGATCATTAGTACCTATACTGAAGAAATCGGCTTCCTTAGCAAGCAAATCCGCAATAGCAGCTGCCGCAGGAACCTCAATCATTATGCCAACCTGTATATCCTTGTCATAGGCAATACCGCGTTCCTGCAAGCCTTGCTTTGCTTCAGCCAGCAACTGATTCGCTTCATGTACTTCCTCCAATGAAGAAATCATTGGATACATGATCTTAACATTGCCATGTGCACTTGCACGCAGGATAGCAGTTAATTGCGTTATGAACAGCTCTTTACGATCCAAACTTATCCGGATAGCCCGATAACCAAGAAATGGATTATCTTCCTCAGGTAAAGCAAAATACTCTAATTGTTTATCCCCACCAATATCGAGCGTACGAATAACGACGGGATGGATACCAGCTGTCTCGACAACTTGTCGGTACACCTCATATTGCTCTTCTTCTTCTGGAAAATTTGTGCGGTCCATATACAAAAATTCAGTTCGAAACAGGCCTACACCTTCCGCTCCATGTTTGAGCGCCTGTTTCAAATCTTTTACGGAGCTAATGTTACCTGACAATTTAAAATGCACACCGTCCTTAGTTACTGCATCAACGGAGGCTAACAATTGCAGTTGTTCTTTCCGCCGTGAGAGCTTCTCGGCGATTGTGGTATAACGATCAATAATACTCGGGCTTGGATCTAAATAAAGCAGCCCTTCATCCCCGTCAATAACGAGCATATCGCCCGTTTGAAGCGGCTCAGGTAGCTTATTCTCCATCCCGGCTACCAAAGGAATGCCAAGTGCTCTTGCCATAATTGTGGAATGTGATGTCTTTCCACCTGCAAGCGTTACTATCCCGAGCACATTATTGGGATTCAAATGTACCAGTTGAGAAGGAGATAGTTCCTTCGCAACCAAAATATAGGGTTGTGTATCTGCCGGCAATGTAATATCCGGAGTACCAAGTAAGTGTTTGAGCAGACGATTACCAACATCCTTGATATCGAGTGCTCGTTCTTTCATGTATTCATCATCCAGAAGGTCAAACATCGTGACGAAATGATCGATAGCCTCTTTCACTGCAACTTCGGCAGCTTTATACTGTCGCTCAATGATCCCTTGAATCTCACTCATAAAGACGGGATCTTCCAAAATGGCTATATGAGCGTCAAAAATACTCGATTCAGCTACGCCCACGGTTTGTTTGATCTCGTTCTTCATCACTTCAATTTCAGTTTTCGATGTCCGAATACCTTCATACAGTCTTTCGAATTCCTTAGCCAGATCTACTTTTTCCATCCGGCGATCCGGTACATCCCAGTCCCAGGTGGGCAGCACAAAAGCTTTACCGATGGCTACGCCTCCGGCTGCACCAATACCCTGTATCATCTTACGACCCCCTATGTTCTAACTCTGTTATAGGTTATCCTCTCTCTATTCCATTATGGTAAGCCTAGCCTTATAAATTTGTCAAAGGAAAATACATAGAAGAACAAAAGCGGGGGTGAAAGAGCAGTAAAAAAGGGACCTTTCTTTATCATAAAAAGGTCCCTTACATTGGTACTATCTTAGCTTCTCTTGCCAATCAAGATACTATCCTCTACTTTGATACATCGGTCCATAATGACCGTCAGTCCGGCCTTTGAGGCGATTTCATTCGCTTCATCACTTAGTATTCCCTGCTGTAGCCATAATACTTTCGCACCAATCTCCACCGCAGCTTTCGCTACCTCTGGTGTCTGCTCGCTACGTCGAAAAACATTTACGATGTCAACAGGTTCAGGAATGTCCTGTAAAGAGGCATATACCTGTTCATTTAGGATTTTTCCTGTAACAGTCGGGTTAACGGGAATGATCCGATAACCGTTATTTTGAAGCGCCCCCGCCACCATATAAGAGGTTCGGTCCGTCTTATCTGACAATCCCACGACGGCGATATTCCCGGCATGTTCTAATATTTCCTTGATCTCTTCTCTTGTTGGGTTCTGGAATGTCATATTTGAATTCCTCCTCTTTTTATATTGTTATACCCATTCTACAGCTGCACCAAGCGCTGTAATGTGATCAAAAAATTGGGGATACGATTTAGCGACATGATGAGCATCCTTAATGACAAGAGGTTTCTTACAACGTAGTCCAACTACTGTCAGCGCCATAATTACACGATGATCATAATGTGCATTAATTTCAACACCGCCCTCCAGACCAGAAGGCCGACCATGTACAATAATCTCAGCTTGCCGCTCTTCTACATTTGCCCCGGCTTTTCTTAGCTCGTTCAAATAGTCAGTTATACGGTCGCATTCTTTGTATCGCAAGTTCTCAACGTTATAGAACCTAGACGTCCCATCTGCAAACACGGCAGCAGCTACCATCGCTAATACTGCATCTGTCGCCGCATCGCCATCGAATTCAACGGGTCGTAGTCGGCCGTTCCCTTGAACATGGACCGTACCATCACGATGAGTTAACGGAACATCCATCATTTGCAGAACGTCAACAATCGCGCGCTCTCCTTGCTTACTCTTCTCAGCTAAGCGGAAAATCTTGACGTCCGATTTCGTCACTGCTGCAGCAGCCAAAACCGCCGCTGAACCAGGATAATCACCTTGAACCGTGTAAGACTTTGCTTGATAAGACTGTCCACCAGGTACGCGGAAGTTCATGTAGTCGTTACTTGCATGGATAACAATTCCTGCTTGCTCTAACACTTCTAAGGTCTGACCAATAACAACCTTGGATTTCAAATCGTCTAACACTTCGATTTCGCTGTCCTCAGCAAGTAGCGGGGTAAGGAATAACAACGCGCTTAGATATTGAGAACTTACTGCTCCAGATACTTTAATCTTACCTCCACGAGGTTCTCCGCCTCGGATCGTAATCGGCAATCTCCCCTCTTGATGGTCAACCTCCACGCCCATTTCTCCAAGGGCTGTAATTAAGTCATCATGGGGACGCTTTCCAAGTGAATCAGGATATGAATTAACAAACGTCACTTCAGGGCATAACGCTGTAACCGCCATAAGAAAACGCAGCACCGCTCCTGCGTTGCCTACATTCAATTCCTTTACATCCTTAGGGTGTCGACCAAAGCCGGTTATAACAATTTTCTCGTCGTCCTCTTCAAGTACAGCACCAAGATCTCTAATGCAGCGGCGCATAGCATCGCTATCCTCACTATGAGCAGGATAATATACCGTACTTGTCCCCTCAGCCAAAGCAGCGACGAGTAGGTAACGGGTCGTGTAATTTTTGGATGAGAGTGCTCCGATCTCACCCTTAAGCTCAGAAGTAGGTTTAACGATAACGTCCATATACGAATCCCCTTTATTTATATTTATTTGATTTAGTGGCAGTTAGACGCGGTAATGTATTAAATTAATTAACTGTCTCATATCATAACACAGGCTGGTACATTTAGGCACTGCCCTAGTGCTACTTGAGGGAAAATTCTATACTTCAAACCAAAAAAAGAGATGCCAGAGTGAGCGGTAGTATACGCCCCCTCCGACATCTCTTGAAGATATTTCGGATTTATCTTAGAACCATTGGTGATGGAATACGCCTTCTTTGTCCACACGTTTAAACGTATGAGCACCGAAGTAATCGCGCTGTGCTTGCAGCAGATTAGCCGGTAGACGTTCTGTACGGTAGCTGTCGTAGTAAGACAGAGCGCTGGAGAAACCAGGAACAGGAATTCCACCTTCAACCGCAGCTGCAATCACTTTACGCCATGCCCCTTGATAAGTCTCAACAATGTTCTTGAAATAAGGATCAAGCAACAAATTCTTGAGTTCAGGATCACGATCATATGCGTCTTTGATGTTATGCAAGAACTGCGAACGAATAATACATCCACCGCGGAAGATCATCGAGATATTTCCGTATTTCAAATCCCAACCATATTCGTCGGAAGCCGCACGCATTTGTGCAAAACCTTGAGCATAGGAAACAATTTTACTAGCGAACAACGCTTTACGAACGTTCTCGATAAATTCTGCTTTATCCCCAGTAAATGAAGTTGCTGTAGGACCACTAAGGATCTTGCTAGCTGCAACACGTTCTTCTTTCATTGCGGAAAGGAAACGGGAGAATACAGATTCTGTAATCATGGACAACGGTACACCAAGATCCAGTGCACTTTGGCTTGTCCATTTACCAGTTCCTTTTTGTCCAGCAGCGTCAAGAATAACATCAACCATCGGCTTACCAGTCTCTTCATCGTATTGTGAGAAGATATCAGCTGTAATCTCGATCAGATAGCTGTCCAGTTCGCCTTTATTCCACTCTGTGAAAATTTCATGTAACTCTTTAGCATCCAAACCAAGTACATCTTTCAACAAGTGGTAAGCCTCGCCGATCAATTGCATGTCTCCATACTCGATGCCGTTATGCACCATTTTTACATAATGGCCAGCACCGTCTGGTCCGATATATGTGCAGCAAGGATCGCCGTTTACTTTTGCAGAGATCGCTGTAAGGATAGGTTCAACCAATTGATAAGCACTTTCTTGTCCACCTGGCATGATTGCAGGGCCTTTCAAAGCACCTTCTTCACCGCCGGATACTCCTGTACCGATGAAGCGGAAGCCTTTAGCTTCAAGCTCTTTACTACGGCGTTGCGTATCTGGGAAGTAAGCATTACCCCCGTCGATAATGATATCGCCTTGATCCAAATACGGAAGAAGTTGCTCAATGGTACCATCGGTTGCAGCACCAGCTTGTACCATAATCAAAATTTTGCGTGGTGTTTCCAAGGAATTCACAAATTCTTCAACTGTGAACGTACCTACAAGATTCTTACCTTTGGCTTCATTTTCTAGCAGGTCATGTGTTTTTTGCGGCGAACGATTGAACACCGATACAGTGAAACCCCTGCTTTCAATATTTAGGGCCAAATTTTTGCCCATAACGGCAAGGCCGATAACACCAATTTGTTGTTTTGACATGGTCTCCATCCTTTACACACTATTTTTTCAATAGTATCATTTTAACTCTTTTGAGTACAGAAGTGAACCCCTATACCTACCAATTCACAAAACAACCCCCGAATATATGGGGGGGTGCAATGATTTTTCACACATCATACTCCATATTTAAGAATGGGCTCATTACCACTCAAGTTGAATCAACTCAATTCGTAGTCTGCGCAATTTTTCTTTGCATGCTTCAACTATGTCCTTATCTCCACACTCTAATGCATCAAATAGCTTCTCAAGTTCCGCATCAAGCTCTTGCTGAAGACTCAGTAGCTGCCATTCAGCAGACTGGGATGCGAACAATTCAGCTAATTTCCGCGAATCCACTACAGGGCCCTTCTGAAAAATCACTCGATGCTCCACTCCTGTGATTTCCACCTGCCTAATGACTTCACCGAACATGATGCTCTCAATCAATATCTGACGATCTTTAAACCGCTTAACCACGGCATGACCCCGCAGATCTCCAATCTGCTTCTCCAACCAATCCGAGAGTTTAACATCCTTTATTACGTAATCGCCCACAAGCTTGTATCCTTTAGCAAGCCGATGAAATCGTAACTTAGTTAATTTACGTCCTGTGCGGACTGAAATAATGAAGATGGTTTCACTCTCACTCCAATATAAAGAATACCCGTCTTGGATCAAATCGCGGATTAGTTGCTGAATGTGCCGGCGGTCGAATCGGAGCTCCAGGTTGCAATATTCTACCTCGTAACTTTTATTCACGGCACTCCCTCCCCAAAGTTTGGTTAACCAAAATCCCGATTATGACTTACCTTATCTTATACTCCATATTATGTAGTGGAACTTGGTTTATTGATTAATTTTACCCGCTTCGGGTTGCAATTGACGCAAAAGGGCGTATTTTTGATCGCAATCCACAATAAATGTTCTAAATGCGCTTGTCCCATTAGCAGAGAGGAAGTCTCGAAACGATATATGTTATACTGAGAAACGTACGTTTGATAGGTTGAACCTACACTTTTAGCTAATAAATTATTTTTGGAGGTAAATAAAGAATGACATTTCCCGGTTTTTCCAAACAGGATTTCGATTGTATGACCATACCTGGTCTTGAACCCCGGATGGAAGCGATCATAGATCAAGTACGTCCTAAACTGACCTCACTTGGAAGTGAGATATCCCCTTACTTGTCCGCACTTTGTGGGGAAGAAATGTACCCTCATGTAGCAAAACATGCTCGGCGTACAATAAATCCACCAAATGACACATGGATCGCTTGGGCTAGCAATAAACGTGGATACAAAGCGTTACCTCACTTTCAAGTTGGCATGTTTTCCACTCATTTATTCATCATATTTGCGGTTATTTATGAAAGCCCGAATAAAGTTACATTTGCCGATTATTTAGAGAAGCATACGACCAAGGTGCAGAAGTTAGTGCCAGATCATTTCTATTGGTCTACAGATCATTTAGATCCAAGCGGTACACTTCACAAAGAAAGTGACAACCAAACCTTGAAGACACTAGCAGAAAGACTCAAGACCGTGAAGAAATCAGAAATTATGTGCGGACTACGCGTGGAACGGGATAACCCTATCCTACAAGATGGCAGCGGGTTGATCTCTACAATTGAAGAAACCTTCGCCACTTTACTACCGCTATACAAGGGTTCTTTCTAAAATAAAGTTTTGTTTGAGAAGTTTCTATCGCTTTATTTCGGACAGGCTGTGCTGTCTTCTCGTTAACGCAAGGTGGATGAAGAACAGCACAGCCATCACAATAGCGCTCCCTAGAAAAGGGGCAGGCGGCCCTAACAGATCCCACAGCTTCCCTGAAACGATAGGACCCACTACCATCCCTGACCCCTGAATGGTCAGAAACAATCCCCAAACCGTGCCTTTCTCGCCTTCCGGAACCATATGCGAAATCATGGTATCCCAGGTTGGAAGAATAAAGGCGTAACTAATTCCGATTAATATGACAACAATCCAGATCATTGGCACTGAGCGCATAACCGCAAATAAACCAATAGATACAGAGCTTAATAAGAATCCAGCGTGAAGAAACCACTTCGTTCCAAATCGGTCAACCAGTTTGCCGATAGGTATAAGACCCAGCACAGTAATCCCGCCCCCCGTCACCAGCAAGGCACTAAAAGCTTGAGGTGACATTCCAAGTTCCGTGCGTACGAAAAGTGTAATAACCGGCGTTAAAAGGCCTACAGCAAAAGATTGCAAAAAAAGTGCCGGATACAGGAGTGGACTAACATCTAAGTTGTCTCTTACTTTAATCCATGTCTCCTTCAGGGCACGAATTCCCTTTATTTTCTTATTGTTAATATCGAGTGGAACATCATTCGAAGCTTGCTTAATCTTCTTGCCAGGAAGAAAAAATGCCACGATGATAACAAGGGCCAAACAACCGAGAAGAATCCAGAACACCCGTGTATATGAATCGCCTACGAAGAAATTAATAATTACTGGTCCTGCTCCTGTACCACCTAGACATGAAATTTGAATGACTCCCATAGCCGTTCCAAAATTTTTATTTTCTTTAGTGACGGCAGAGATTCCGATCATTACACAAGGCCACAGTGGTGCCGTTCCTATCCCTAGTAATGCACAACCCAGGACAATAAATCCCATAGTCTGCGTTAAAGCAATAATACTCACAGCTCCAAAAGTAATGATGAGGCCAAGCATAATGGTGATCCGAAATCCAATACGTTCAATAAGCCATCCCGCAGGACTACGAAATACATTGTCCCCTATGTATTGGAGTGAAAAGGACAAGCCAATTGCAAATGCGCTTAATTTTAGAACCTCTCCCATATAGACAGGTAGGATGGCTACGATCAGCGCCCCCTTTACGAATTCCACCAAAAACATGATGATCCACAAACATATGAAGGTCGGAGTCAACAGTTTTCTACTTACTAGCGAGGAAGTCAATTCCATGGAAGTCACCCTCTCCTTCTTTTTTTGAGATCAGACCAACTCTATATAGTCTGTCCCTTTTTATCTGCCAACTTACACTTATTTACTATTAATTCTCGTTACTCTTCTGATTCTTTACTTGCATTCCGGTCTCTTTTTGCTATACTCAACCTTGTTTGTAAATTTAACCTAAGGAAGGGGACGGCCATTATGGACCATCAGCTCACCCCGTTATTTACCGCCCTCAAGCAGCATGCAGCTAGTAATCCCGTGCAATTTCATATTCCTGGACACAAAAAAGGTCTTGGTGCAGATCAAGAGTTTCATGATTTTTTGGGCGATAACGCTCTTTCTATCGATCTGATCAATATTGCACCACTAGATGACCTCCATCAGCCCTCAGGAGTGATTGAAGAGGCTCAGAAGCTCGCAGCGGATGCATTTGGTGCAGATCATACCTATTTCTCCGTTCAAGGCACAAGCGGAGCCATCATGACAATGATACTATCCATTTGTTCTCCCGGTGATAAAATTATTATCCCAAGAAATATTCATAAATCTATTATGTCTGCGATTATTTTTGCGGGTGCCAAACCTGTATTTGTGTCCCCAACGCAGGACGTCAATCTTGGCATCGACCATGGCATTACAACCTCCTCTGTAAGGAGAGCTTTGCAACGCCATCCGGATGCTAAAGCCGTATTAGTCATTAACCCAACTTATTTCGGAGTATGTGCCAATCTCAAAGAAATTGTTGATCTAGCACATAGTTTCCATGTCCCTGTCCTTGTTGACGAGGCTCACGGGGTGCATATTCATTTCCATGAAGATTTGCCTATGTCGGCGATGCAGGCCGGCGCTGATATGGCGGCCACCAGTGTACATAAATTAGGTGGTTCGATGACTCAAAGCTCAGTGCTCAACCTCAACACTAAAAACGGCTTTGTTAATCCACAACGGGTGCAGACCATCATCAGTATGTTAACGACAACATCAACTTCATATTTGCTCCTTGCATCACTCGATACCGCTCGTAGAAACCTCGCCCTTCATGGTCGGGAGCTCGCAAATCAGGTTATCGAGCTAGCACAATATACAAGAAGCGAAATTAATAAAATTGATGGCTTGTACTGTTTTGGCTCTGAAATACTAGGTAGCGAAGCCACCTTTGCTTATGATCCTACGAAAGTGACGATTCACGTCCGTCATTTGGCCATTACAGGGTACGAAACAGAGAATTGGCTAAGAGATCATTACAATATCGAAGTTGAACTTAGTGACATGTATAACATTCTCTGTATTATTACCCCAGGAGATTCCAAAGAAACTGTGGATACACTCCTATCAGCTTTGCGTGAACTATCCGCACTAAATTATATAGAGAATAACGCCAATGAACTTATTGTAAAAGTTCCAGAAATCCCGCAATTATCGCTCATTCCACGTGATGCCTTCTATGCTGATACTGAAGTGATTCCGTTCAAACAATCGGCAGGTCGAATCATTGCCGAATTCATTTATGTATACCCCCCAGGCATTCCGATCTTGCTACCTGGTGAGGTTATCTCTCAAGATAATATCGATTATATTATTGATCATGTTGAAGTTGGTCTACCTGTGAAGGGACCCGAAGATCGCTACATCAATCAGGTTAAGGTAATTGTCGAAGCTAATCCTATTTTCTAGTGTAAAATAGTTATTCTATATAAAAAAGCTCCCCATCAGGGGAGCTTTTTTGTATAGTTCGGACTCAATCTATTACACTTCGTCCTGTTTGGAAACAAGCTCGTTATAAGCTTCTTCCACTAGACGCCACTCTTCTTCGTCTTCGATATTGTAAAGCATCATTTCTTCGTTCTCTTCTTCCAGACGAAGGATGATACCGTCCGCTTCCGTGTTATTCCGCTCAAGCAGAAGCGCATATACCTTTTCAGCTACGTCAAACGTTTCGACAAGAACCATTTCCACATCATTGCCTTGTTCGTCCGTTAGCGTCAACACAAACTCTTCGTGCTCGTGCTCATGGTCATGGTCATGTCCACAGCCGCATGCTTCGCCGTGTTCGTGATTGTGATCGCTCATTGAAATACCTCGCTTTGAATTGATTTGTTAAACCTGTCGGTTTCTATCGTATCGTAACACTTTTACATAGGACAGGTCAATTTGAGAATGAACTCACTTCGAAGGATTGTCAACGTTACTTAAGTACGTTGACACCCTTTTCAGAGACTAGAACGTATTCTCCACCTGATGATGGTTTCATATAAAACCCAATCGTATATTTACCTGCGGACTTAAAATCATACGTGAAATCTTCCGTACGGAACCAAAAGTTATCACGTTGATCTTTGATATCCCCTGTTTGAATTACTTTGGAGGTACCATCCGGAGCGGTTATGGATATACGAACTGAGGAAATATCCGTTTTTAGATTATCAATTTGCGAAAATGCGTAAAATTTTAACTTACCTGTTTTCTCAATATCTCCAAATACCTTATCATCCGAGCTCGTAAACAAGAACATATGAACATTTGGTTTATAGTAACTCACTTTTTTGGACGTATCGTTGTATTCGACAATACCTTGAAGCTCACGCACAGCAACATAGGCTTTACCATCAACCACATACCCGCCGTCCTCCACTTCACTTCCGTTCAGCAGAAATTTAACCTTCTGAGTTGCTGCATCAGCGAATAACAACGAACCACCCATTAGTGAGAATGCAAATACAAGTAGCCCTACTCTTCTCCATTTCATAATAATAACCCTCCATATATATCATGTTGATGTAAATTTATACTCTGGAAGGTTGTTCAAGTTGCGGTCATCACACGTTATAGCTTAATTTTTTTGCATAAATATTCTGATATCTTTCGTTTGCTTTAGAATTAGTGTACATTATGCATACAATAAGAGGAGGGATCTCATGTCACTTCGCCTTCAAATGCTTGGTACTGGCGGTGCATTTGCCAAAAAATATTACAATAACAACGGACTACTCTACACAGGGGAATTCACGCTCTTGATCGATTGCGGAATAACTGCCCCCCTAGCGCTGCATCAGCTTGGTATATCACTTGATAGGGTTGATGCCATTCTAATTACGCATATTCACGGAGATCATGTGGGTGGACTAGAAGAACTCGCTTTTCGCATGAAATATACCATCGGTCGTAAACCTGTCCTATATATCGAAGAAAGATTAGTTAAACCCCTCTGGGAGAACACTTTAAAGGGCGGAATGGGACAAGATGGGGCCGACTCATTAGAG is part of the Paenibacillus segetis genome and encodes:
- a CDS encoding copper amine oxidase; the protein is MKWRRVGLLVFAFSLMGGSLLFADAATQKVKFLLNGSEVEDGGYVVDGKAYVAVRELQGIVEYNDTSKKVSYYKPNVHMFLFTSSDDKVFGDIEKTGKLKFYAFSQIDNLKTDISSVRISITAPDGTSKVIQTGDIKDQRDNFWFRTEDFTYDFKSAGKYTIGFYMKPSSGGEYVLVSEKGVNVLK
- the ptsP gene encoding phosphoenolpyruvate--protein phosphotransferase; protein product: MIQGIGAAGGVAIGKAFVLPTWDWDVPDRRMEKVDLAKEFERLYEGIRTSKTEIEVMKNEIKQTVGVAESSIFDAHIAILEDPVFMSEIQGIIERQYKAAEVAVKEAIDHFVTMFDLLDDEYMKERALDIKDVGNRLLKHLLGTPDITLPADTQPYILVAKELSPSQLVHLNPNNVLGIVTLAGGKTSHSTIMARALGIPLVAGMENKLPEPLQTGDMLVIDGDEGLLYLDPSPSIIDRYTTIAEKLSRRKEQLQLLASVDAVTKDGVHFKLSGNISSVKDLKQALKHGAEGVGLFRTEFLYMDRTNFPEEEEQYEVYRQVVETAGIHPVVIRTLDIGGDKQLEYFALPEEDNPFLGYRAIRISLDRKELFITQLTAILRASAHGNVKIMYPMISSLEEVHEANQLLAEAKQGLQERGIAYDKDIQVGIMIEVPAAAAIADLLAKEADFFSIGTNDLVQYVLAVDRMNEKIAHLYTPYHPAVLRTLRQAVLAAKEAGIPISVCGEMAGDEKAIPIWNYLGVNNLSMSPQSLLRVKHRILNTTAKDSQDIGAHCYCLSTSTDIESELTKFVGIDAEMLQ
- a CDS encoding MFS transporter; translation: MELTSSLVSRKLLTPTFICLWIIMFLVEFVKGALIVAILPVYMGEVLKLSAFAIGLSFSLQYIGDNVFRSPAGWLIERIGFRITIMLGLIITFGAVSIIALTQTMGFIVLGCALLGIGTAPLWPCVMIGISAVTKENKNFGTAMGVIQISCLGGTGAGPVIINFFVGDSYTRVFWILLGCLALVIIVAFFLPGKKIKQASNDVPLDINNKKIKGIRALKETWIKVRDNLDVSPLLYPALFLQSFAVGLLTPVITLFVRTELGMSPQAFSALLVTGGGITVLGLIPIGKLVDRFGTKWFLHAGFLLSSVSIGLFAVMRSVPMIWIVVILIGISYAFILPTWDTMISHMVPEGEKGTVWGLFLTIQGSGMVVGPIVSGKLWDLLGPPAPFLGSAIVMAVLFFIHLALTRRQHSLSEIKR
- the gndA gene encoding NADP-dependent phosphogluconate dehydrogenase; translated protein: MSKQQIGVIGLAVMGKNLALNIESRGFTVSVFNRSPQKTHDLLENEAKGKNLVGTFTVEEFVNSLETPRKILIMVQAGAATDGTIEQLLPYLDQGDIIIDGGNAYFPDTQRRSKELEAKGFRFIGTGVSGGEEGALKGPAIMPGGQESAYQLVEPILTAISAKVNGDPCCTYIGPDGAGHYVKMVHNGIEYGDMQLIGEAYHLLKDVLGLDAKELHEIFTEWNKGELDSYLIEITADIFSQYDEETGKPMVDVILDAAGQKGTGKWTSQSALDLGVPLSMITESVFSRFLSAMKEERVAASKILSGPTATSFTGDKAEFIENVRKALFASKIVSYAQGFAQMRAASDEYGWDLKYGNISMIFRGGCIIRSQFLHNIKDAYDRDPELKNLLLDPYFKNIVETYQGAWRKVIAAAVEGGIPVPGFSSALSYYDSYRTERLPANLLQAQRDYFGAHTFKRVDKEGVFHHQWF
- the aroA gene encoding 3-phosphoshikimate 1-carboxyvinyltransferase produces the protein MDVIVKPTSELKGEIGALSSKNYTTRYLLVAALAEGTSTVYYPAHSEDSDAMRRCIRDLGAVLEEDDEKIVITGFGRHPKDVKELNVGNAGAVLRFLMAVTALCPEVTFVNSYPDSLGKRPHDDLITALGEMGVEVDHQEGRLPITIRGGEPRGGKIKVSGAVSSQYLSALLFLTPLLAEDSEIEVLDDLKSKVVIGQTLEVLEQAGIVIHASNDYMNFRVPGGQSYQAKSYTVQGDYPGSAAVLAAAAVTKSDVKIFRLAEKSKQGERAIVDVLQMMDVPLTHRDGTVHVQGNGRLRPVEFDGDAATDAVLAMVAAAVFADGTSRFYNVENLRYKECDRITDYLNELRKAGANVEERQAEIIVHGRPSGLEGGVEINAHYDHRVIMALTVVGLRCKKPLVIKDAHHVAKSYPQFFDHITALGAAVEWV
- a CDS encoding YktB family protein: MTFPGFSKQDFDCMTIPGLEPRMEAIIDQVRPKLTSLGSEISPYLSALCGEEMYPHVAKHARRTINPPNDTWIAWASNKRGYKALPHFQVGMFSTHLFIIFAVIYESPNKVTFADYLEKHTTKVQKLVPDHFYWSTDHLDPSGTLHKESDNQTLKTLAERLKTVKKSEIMCGLRVERDNPILQDGSGLISTIEETFATLLPLYKGSF
- a CDS encoding DUF1292 domain-containing protein, with product MSDHNHEHGEACGCGHDHDHEHEHEEFVLTLTDEQGNDVEMVLVETFDVAEKVYALLLERNNTEADGIILRLEEENEEMMLYNIEDEEEWRLVEEAYNELVSKQDEV
- a CDS encoding CoA-binding protein → MTFQNPTREEIKEILEHAGNIAVVGLSDKTDRTSYMVAGALQNNGYRIIPVNPTVTGKILNEQVYASLQDIPEPVDIVNVFRRSEQTPEVAKAAVEIGAKVLWLQQGILSDEANEIASKAGLTVIMDRCIKVEDSILIGKRS
- a CDS encoding aminotransferase class I/II-fold pyridoxal phosphate-dependent enzyme, which translates into the protein MDHQLTPLFTALKQHAASNPVQFHIPGHKKGLGADQEFHDFLGDNALSIDLINIAPLDDLHQPSGVIEEAQKLAADAFGADHTYFSVQGTSGAIMTMILSICSPGDKIIIPRNIHKSIMSAIIFAGAKPVFVSPTQDVNLGIDHGITTSSVRRALQRHPDAKAVLVINPTYFGVCANLKEIVDLAHSFHVPVLVDEAHGVHIHFHEDLPMSAMQAGADMAATSVHKLGGSMTQSSVLNLNTKNGFVNPQRVQTIISMLTTTSTSYLLLASLDTARRNLALHGRELANQVIELAQYTRSEINKIDGLYCFGSEILGSEATFAYDPTKVTIHVRHLAITGYETENWLRDHYNIEVELSDMYNILCIITPGDSKETVDTLLSALRELSALNYIENNANELIVKVPEIPQLSLIPRDAFYADTEVIPFKQSAGRIIAEFIYVYPPGIPILLPGEVISQDNIDYIIDHVEVGLPVKGPEDRYINQVKVIVEANPIF